The following DNA comes from Coleofasciculus sp. FACHB-1120.
GAAAATTTTATTTTCATACTACTTATATATTTTACCAACAGCAATTAAGATTTTATTAAACTTAGCTAAAATAAAGCGAATAAATTTAGTTGATAAATCAATTAAAAAGTAGCAAACCTATCTCTAGCCTTAGGTTCATCCGATTTAAACTCAGGCATCCCATCTATTAGAATTTAAACAGAAGCCACATTTTGCTAAACTTTGGCTTGAACGTAGGCGTTTGATTCAGAGCCATGACTTCCCAGATTGCTTCCATGACCTTAAGTGCGATCGCTCAAAAAACTTGTCAAGCAGCGCGAAGCTTGGCAGTTCTGTCCACAGAGGCGAAAAACCAAGCGATTGAAGCGATCGCGCGATCGCTAGAAGCCGCAACACCAGAGATTGTGGCGGCGAATGCAGCGGATTGTAAGGCAGCGGAGGCGGCAGGAATCCCCAAACCGCTTTACGCCCGCTTGAAGTTAGATGAAACAAAACTAAAAACAGCGATCGCCGGAGTGCGAGATGTGGGGCGGCTGCCCGATCCCGTGGGCGCGGTGCAGGTTCACAGGGAACTCGATGAGGGATTAATCCTCAAGCGCGTCACCTGTCCTCTAGGCGTCCTGGGAGTGATTTTTGAAGCGCGTCCCGATGCAGTGATGCAAATTTCTACCCTTGCTATCAAATCTGGCAACGGTGTCATCCTCAAAGGCGGACAGGAAGCGGTACGTTCTTGTGAAGCACTGGTGAAAGCCATTCGCCAGGGATTAGCGAAGACTGAAGTTAACCCAGATGTGGTGCAGTTGCTAACAACCAGAGAGGAAACCTTAGAACTGCTGAAATTAGATCAATATGTGGATTTGATTATTCCCAGAGGTTCTAACTCATTTGTCCGCTTTGTGCAGGAAAATACTCGCATTCCTGTTTTAGGTCATGCGGAAGGGATTTGTCACGTCTATGTGGACAAAGCAGCGGATCTGCAAAAAGCGATCTCGATTACTGTAGATGCCAAAACCCACTA
Coding sequences within:
- a CDS encoding glutamate-5-semialdehyde dehydrogenase, whose amino-acid sequence is MTSQIASMTLSAIAQKTCQAARSLAVLSTEAKNQAIEAIARSLEAATPEIVAANAADCKAAEAAGIPKPLYARLKLDETKLKTAIAGVRDVGRLPDPVGAVQVHRELDEGLILKRVTCPLGVLGVIFEARPDAVMQISTLAIKSGNGVILKGGQEAVRSCEALVKAIRQGLAKTEVNPDVVQLLTTREETLELLKLDQYVDLIIPRGSNSFVRFVQENTRIPVLGHAEGICHVYVDKAADLQKAISITVDAKTHYPAACNALETLLVHRAIASEFLPQVANTLQEKKVELRGDESTCEILKITQAAEADWAIEYSDLILSIKIVDSLSEAIDHINTYGSRHTDAIVTEDAAAASNFLAQVNAAGVFHNCSTRFADGFRYGLGAEVGISTQMMPPRGPVGLEGLVTYKYQIAGDGHIAATYSGADAKPFTHRDL